GATTTAGCACAAGCTAAGAAGCGTATTGCCGAAGCACAAAATGACACTGATAATTTAATTATTGAACAAAAAATTGAAGCGGTGGCTAATTATTGCGTGCAATTCGCATATTCTGAACAAACAGGCTTACAGTATATTGGTTCAGCAGAGCAACTCACAAATGAATACGGATTTTATAATGGTAATCAAAATGCGCAAGAAGTTCCAGACGTGGTCATTGAAGCCGGTAAAGAAATAATGCGTAATGGCATAAAAGAAGGATTTATCGGCGTTGCAGGATTTGATTTATTGGTAGATGACAAAGGTGATGTCTATGCAATAGACTTAAATTTTAGACAAAATGGTTCTACAAGTTTATTACTGTTAGAGCCTGCTTTAACGGACGGTTATCATAAATTTTATAGTTATATTGCACCAAATAGTAATGAACAATTTTTCCAAACTATTCTTAAATATGTGAGAAAAGGTGTGCTATTCCCGCTATCATATTATGATGGGGACTGGTTTGAAGACGTGCATGTACCATCACGATTTGGGTGCATTTGGCATGCTGGAACCAAACAACAAGTTGAAGACTATGAAAAAGCATTTTTAAGTGAAATCGAGTAGATAAATGCTTTATATAGTTATACAATTTGCCCTCATTGACGAGTGCGACAAAGTTAAGATATATTTTAAATGTAACTTATACAAAGAATTGGGGTGCAGTAATGTCTTACAAAACAAAAGAATTTTACCAAGACATACTTGTGACAGAAAAAATTTACTTAGCCACTAAAAAAGGTAAAATAATCAAACAAGATATTCTAGGTAAAAATGTTATTGCAATATGGACACGTAAAGACGTGGCAGAGCAATATTTATCTAAACTTAACGTCGAATATGACGAGTTAAAAACTTTAGATATTGATAAGTTTGTTACTTATGAAATGGATGAAATTTTTAAAGCGCATGAAGAAGTTATTATTAATCCAACTTCTAATAACGATGGCGAACTAGTAGAAATTGAAGCATGTACTGATGAATTAATGTCTGATTTGGATAATATTCGCATTAAAGAATTTAATAACACAATAGCAAAATCGGACTCAGTTTATGGTCTATCATCACAAAATAAACAACAATTTATTTTAATTAGTGATGACGAACACGAAAAGCCGAATATTATGCCTGTGTGGAGTGTTAAGAAGCAAGCCGAAAAAGTAAGAGATGAAGACTTTGAAGAGTGCGACATTATAGAAGTAGAAGGCGAAGTATTTGCGGATTGGCTCGACGTTTTAAGAGACGATGACAAAGCTGTTGCTATAGACTTAAAACCTGGAGTTATAGGTACGGTGACATCTGCTCAAGTTTTATCAAATAAACTTATTATATAAGCAGTCTTAATATTTATATTTCATCTATGAAAAAAGTGGTGATCACAATGAATTGACATGTGATTACCACTTTTTTTTGTTAGGTTATAAGTTAAGACAACCAAGTGCGCCTGAAAAAGCACCATGCTCAACATAATAAGGCTTAAATCCTCTTAAGATTGTATAATCTTCAACTACTTTTCTTAACAAAAAGTTATTGTGGAACGAAGAACCTATATATGCAACATGTTCAGTATTATGTTCTCTCGCAACTGTAATCGCCATAGTTGTAATAACTTCACCGACGAGACCTATGACACATGCTAATTTATCGGCTTTGGTAAATGTTGAATCTATATTATGTAATACATTACCAAAATTTGCTGCTGTTAAATCACCAGGTATTGGAGGTTCGGTATTTTCATATATATGTTTAACTTTTAAGTCAATAAGTTCTCTATTACCATTTTGCGCTATATTAGTTAATTCTTCATAATCTTCTATACCACTTAATAAATAGCCTAAGCCTTGAATCATTCCACCACCAGTTCCGATACCGCCAACACGGGATTGATTAATACCATCGGAGAAATGTAAAGACGTACCCGTCCCGACATTAGTAAAAATATAATTATCTAAATTGTGACCTTGCTCCTTCAGTAAAATATTTAGACCAATTGCTGCTGCATCGAATTCTACAAAAGTTCGAGTAGAACAATTTAATTGTTGATTGATAGTTGCAGCATGCCCACCAGTTAAACTAATATCCTCACAATTATGATTGTTTAACCACTTTATGACTTTATCAATTTCTGTCGTAGGTATCGTCTGGTATTCTCTATAATCATCATGTTGTATAACTATTTTAATCAGTGTGCCACCTGCATCAATACCAATTTTCATTGAAGTGCCCCCCTAAAAAATTTACATTATAACTAATAATATAATAAAATATTGGAAAATAACATATAAGTTGGGGAGAATTTTGAATGTTGCAATTAAGCCCATACATTACTGTCGAAAATGTCAAAGAAGCAATTGATTATTATCAAAGTGCATTTGGTGGTGAGGTGAAAATATTAAATAAAGCTAAAGATAATATATTACATGCTGAATTACATGTTTCAACTGCAGTAATATTACATTTATCTAGTAATTACGGCAAAACATATAGCAATGAAAATACAGATATTATTTTGACTCTTGATGACTTAGCCACACAAGAACAAGCTTATAATGCTTTAAGTGTAGAAGGTAATCCGCATATGCCGTTAGAAAAAACATTCTTTAATGCAATACACGGGCAAGTTAAAGATAAATATGGAGTCAATTGGTTGATGAATTGCTTTTTAAAATAAAGTTAATGCTTAATCAAAGGGTTAAATTTTTAGTTTAGTGGTAATAAATAATTAAATAAAACGCATAGGGGTTTAATTATGGTTATTAAGAAACAATTCAAAAACATTAAAGTTCAAGAATTTGAAGAACAATATCGACAGGCACTATATGATTTTAAATTAAGTGAAAGACAGCAAATATATTCATCTTTGCCGAAAGATGTGTTGGATGATGCATTAACTGACGAGGATAGAATTGCTAACATTGTCTTAAATGAAGAAGATCAAGTCGTAGGTTTTTTTGTATTACATCAATTTTATCAACACGAAGGCTATGATACGCCAGAACAGGTCGTTTATATACGATCATTATCTATCAATGAAGTTTTCCAAGGGAATGGTTATGGTACTCAAATTATGATGTTTATCCCGCAATATGTACAAACTGTATTTCCAGACTTCAATCACCTCTATTTAGTTGTAGATGCTGAAAATAAAGGGGCTTGGAATTTATATGAACGCGCTGGATTTATGCACACTGCGACAAAAGAAGAAGGCCCAATCGGGAAAGAACGTTTATATTATTTAGATTTAGATGCCAAATATGTGTCATCTTTATCATTAATTTTAAACGATGAAGAATATAAATACGGCATCAATATTATAGATTTAATAAAAGACGGTTCAAAAGTTGGGTTTATTGCAGTGGAACAACATGATAATAGACTTAATATTACTTCGATAGAAGTTGATGCTTCGGAGCGTTTAAGTGGAATCGCTCAGAGTGCACTTAGACAACTTTCTACATTCGTTAGGAAAAATTTTGAAGGTATAAATGTCATAACAATAACGTTATATGGTGAACGAAACGAACTAAAACCCTTATGTTTAAATAGTAATTTTGTTGCTTTCGAAGAAGGGGATGATTTTGTTATCTTCGAAAAGTATATAAATTATTAATACTGATTGCGTAATCATTGTTTGTCCTTTATAATTTAGATTTGTTACTATTAATTAAGTGAAATGTGTATATAAATGTGAGAAAAGCGTGCGAAAGGAAGTAAATGAGCTATGAAAATACAAGATTATACTAAAGAGATGGTTGATGAGAAATCATTTATCGACATGGCATATAGCCTATTAAATGAAAAAGCAGATACAATGAATTTATACGATATCATTGATGAATTCAAAGCAATTGGTCACTATGAAGATAATGAAATTGAAAATAGAATTGTACAATTCTATACTGACTTAAACACTGATGGTCGTTTCTTAAACGTAGGAGAAAACGTATGGGGATTACGTGACTGGTATTCAGTAGATGACATTGAAGAAAAAATTGCACCAACTATTCAAAAATTTGATATCTTAGACAAAGACGACGAAGAAGATAAAAATCTTAAACTATTAGGTGAAGACGAACGAGACGATGATGACAACATTCCTAATGCAACTGATGATCAAGAAGGATTAAATGATCCTGAAGATGAAGAAGTAGAAGAAGAAATCAATGATTCTGAAATTGTTATCGAAGATGACGATGAAGAATTAGATGATGAAGAATTAGACGAAGACGACGAAGAATATGATGAAGAAGAGGAAGAATTCGAAGAGTAATTCTTGATATTCAATTGACTTTTTCTGTGAACATGATAAAATTTTATTCGGGCTCCTTTAATTAGGACGACGTGTATAAATTATATACGCTCCCCCTTACAAATTTGTGAGAGGGAGCGTTTTTTTATTTTTTAAATAAACTTATTAATAGCTTAATTTTAGCAAAAGAAGTAGTGTTTTCGCTTAAGTTTTATACATAATATGAAAAGTAAGCAAATACTAACGACTTATATGGCATATTATTGTTAAAATGTATCACCCCCTATCAGAAAGGTATTAGACCCTAAGAAAAATACAATATTAAAAGGTTGTTTGAATAACAGGAGGATTAGAAATGACAAAATTTATTTTTGTAACCGGTGGTGTAGTTTCCTCACTTGGTAAAGGTATTACGGCAGCTTCTTTAGGTAGATTATTAAAAGATCGTGGATTAAAAGTAACGATTCAAAAATTTGATCCATATTTAAATGTGGACCCAGGTACAATGAGTCCATATCAACATGGTGAAGTATTTGTCACTGATGATGGGGCAGAAACTGACTTAGACTTAGGTCACTATGAAAGATTTATCGATATTAATTTAAATAAATATTCTAACGTAACGGCTGGTAAAGTATATTCACACGTTCTAAAAAAAGAACGTCGTGGTGACTATTTAGGTGGTACGGTTCAAGTTATCCCTCATATTACAAATGAAATTAAAGAACGATTATTATTAGCAGGCGAAAGTACAAATGCAGATGTAGTTATTACAGAAATCGGCGGAACGACTGGCGATATCGAATCTTTACCATTTATCGAAGCTATTAGACAAATAAGAAGTGATTTAGGTAGAGAAAATGTAATGTATGTTCACTGTACTTTATTACCTTATATTAAAGCTGCTGGTGAAATGAAAACAAAACCAACACAACATAGTGTGAAAGAATTACGTGGTTTAGGTATTCAACCAGATTTAATTGTTGTTAGAACTGAATTTGAAATGACGCAAGATTTAAAAGATAAAATAGCATTGTTCTGTGATATTAATAAGGCAAGTGTTATTGAATGTCGTGATGCCGATTCGTTATATGAAATTCCATTACAATTAAGTAAACAAGACATGGATGATATCGTAATCGAACGTTTACAATTAAAGCCAAAATACGAAACACAATTAGATGAATGGCAATATTTATTAGATACAGTAAATAGTTTAGACGGTAAAATAACTATCGGTTTAGTTGGTAAATATGTAAGTCTACAAGACGCTTATTTATCAGTAGTTGAATCATTAAAACATGCGGGTTATCCATTTAAAAAAGATGTTGTTGTAAAATGGATAGATTCAAGTGAAGTTACAGATGAAAATGTGAAGGATTATCTAGCAGATGTAGATGGCGTACTTGTACCTGGTGGTTTCGGGTTCCGTGCTAGTGAAGGTAAAATTTCAGCTATTAAATATGCTAGAGAAAATAATGTGCCATACTTTGGTATCTGTTTAGGTATGCAATTAGCAACAGTTGAATTTGCGCGACACGTTATTGGATTAGAAGGTGCACATTCAGCAGAATTAGATCCTAACACACCATATCCAATCATTGATTTACTACCTGAACAAAAAGATATTGAGGATTTAGGGGGAACTTTACGCTTAGGCTTATATCCATGTAAAATCCAACCAAATACTTTAGCGCATCGTATTTACAATTTATCTGATATAGAAGAAAGACATCGTCATCGTTATGAATTTAACAATGATTATCGTCAACAACTTGAAGATAATGGCATGGTTTTCTCTGGTACGAGTCCAGATGGCAGATTAGTAGAAATGGTAGAAATACCTGCAAATGATTTCTTTGTAGCGTGCCAATTCCACCCAGAATTTTTATCTAGACCAAACCGACCACAACCAATCTTCAAATCATTTATTGAAGCTGCTTTAAAACAAAGTCAAAAGTAAGTTGATTAATAAAATATTAAAATTTAAAATTTTGAGATAAAAAAACGTCAATTTCTAACATAATAGTTTAGAAATTGACGTTTACTTTATGTGTTCGAAAATTTATGGTGATTCAAGTTTCAAACAAAGATTATTAATTATTATATGGTAGGCGTGCTATCATCTATAGTTCTAAGTCTCGTGACATCTCTATCATTTGTGTATAAATTTCATAATAAATGTAATTAAATGACATCGTGTGTGGTGTAATAATTTTATCGTAATCTTCTGTGTAAATAATTGGTCTAGATGTATTTAAGTTAACGAAATGAAACAGGTGATCAGGAAAATCAGTTTCTTTGGGTTTATTTGTAATGAGTACAAAGTCAGCATCTAAGTTTATTAACGTTTCAACATCACTTTGAACTTCTGCAGTATAAAAAGGAGCGAATAAAAACACTCTGTCTGTCGTATCAATTGAGGTATTAGCAATCGTGTCAGTCATAATTTCACTTGAGTCTAATTTTTCATTACTGTTAACGATATAAGATTCAAAGAATTTTAAATCGTCATACCCTTTAATATAAACGATGCCTTCACCACCAATAGCTTGGACAACACATTGTGCAGCCATTTGAATATCTAGCGCTTGATCTTCTAATCTATTAAATATCCCATTTAATTGTGTATTTAAAATTTTAGACATGGATACCCTCCGTTCTTTCTTCATCAACATATTGTATAAAAATGCCTAATATAATGCAATAATACGTATTTTAAACTTATTTGATAATATTTAAATGTAATAAGTATATGAAAATTAATTAAAATTATTGAATTTGCATGCATACGAGTCCAAATTTTGATATAATACAATAGTAAAAATACGTGCACATTGCACCCAAGGAGGAACTTTAATGCCTTTAGTTTCAATGAAAGAAATGTTAATCGATGCAAAAGAAAATGGTTATGCGGTTGGTCAATACAACTTAAATAACTTAGAATTTACACAAGCTATACTACAAGCTTCTCAAGAAGAGAATGCACCAGTAATTTTAGGTGTATCTGAAGGTGCTGCTCGCTACATGGGTGGATTTTATACTGTAGTGAAAATGGTTGAAGGTTTATTACATGACTTTAACATTACAATTCCTGTAGCTATCCACTTAGACCATGGTTCAAGCTTTGAAAAATGTAAAGAAGCAATTGACGCTGGTTTCACATCAGTAATGATTGATGCTTCTCACGCTCCATTCGAAGAAAATATTGAAATTACTTCAAAAGTAGTTGAATATGCTCACGAAAATGGTGTATCAGTTGAAGCTGAATTAGGAACTGTTGGTGGACAAGAAGATGACGTTGTAGCTGAAGGCGTTATTTATGCTGATCCTAAAGAATGTCAAGAACTAGTAGAAAGAACTGGAATTGACACATTAGCACCAGCACTTG
The Staphylococcus kloosii genome window above contains:
- the ldmS gene encoding L-aspartate--L-methionine ligase LdmS, encoding MKKKSSLSTKLTLSDLYHKDTVYTSRPSYVSNPWLEPEEHQSNFLTGRELLIANKMSVIVHEASVTDKLAQLFEVIGTEIPSSIYKFKDKHSYESLIQQLAHENDKRIYFQYIHDEQVLAKEFYALNKDVFVALNNKAKIPQWTNGRFLPQRQVIALQDFEEVIEQWAFPFVIKPGDDLPTAGGYGVMICYNDNDLAQAKKRIAEAQNDTDNLIIEQKIEAVANYCVQFAYSEQTGLQYIGSAEQLTNEYGFYNGNQNAQEVPDVVIEAGKEIMRNGIKEGFIGVAGFDLLVDDKGDVYAIDLNFRQNGSTSLLLLEPALTDGYHKFYSYIAPNSNEQFFQTILKYVRKGVLFPLSYYDGDWFEDVHVPSRFGCIWHAGTKQQVEDYEKAFLSEIE
- a CDS encoding DUF2750 domain-containing protein, which gives rise to MSYKTKEFYQDILVTEKIYLATKKGKIIKQDILGKNVIAIWTRKDVAEQYLSKLNVEYDELKTLDIDKFVTYEMDEIFKAHEEVIINPTSNNDGELVEIEACTDELMSDLDNIRIKEFNNTIAKSDSVYGLSSQNKQQFILISDDEHEKPNIMPVWSVKKQAEKVRDEDFEECDIIEVEGEVFADWLDVLRDDDKAVAIDLKPGVIGTVTSAQVLSNKLII
- the coaW gene encoding type II pantothenate kinase, whose protein sequence is MKIGIDAGGTLIKIVIQHDDYREYQTIPTTEIDKVIKWLNNHNCEDISLTGGHAATINQQLNCSTRTFVEFDAAAIGLNILLKEQGHNLDNYIFTNVGTGTSLHFSDGINQSRVGGIGTGGGMIQGLGYLLSGIEDYEELTNIAQNGNRELIDLKVKHIYENTEPPIPGDLTAANFGNVLHNIDSTFTKADKLACVIGLVGEVITTMAITVAREHNTEHVAYIGSSFHNNFLLRKVVEDYTILRGFKPYYVEHGAFSGALGCLNL
- a CDS encoding VOC family protein; this encodes MLQLSPYITVENVKEAIDYYQSAFGGEVKILNKAKDNILHAELHVSTAVILHLSSNYGKTYSNENTDIILTLDDLATQEQAYNALSVEGNPHMPLEKTFFNAIHGQVKDKYGVNWLMNCFLK
- a CDS encoding GNAT family N-acetyltransferase, producing the protein MVIKKQFKNIKVQEFEEQYRQALYDFKLSERQQIYSSLPKDVLDDALTDEDRIANIVLNEEDQVVGFFVLHQFYQHEGYDTPEQVVYIRSLSINEVFQGNGYGTQIMMFIPQYVQTVFPDFNHLYLVVDAENKGAWNLYERAGFMHTATKEEGPIGKERLYYLDLDAKYVSSLSLILNDEEYKYGINIIDLIKDGSKVGFIAVEQHDNRLNITSIEVDASERLSGIAQSALRQLSTFVRKNFEGINVITITLYGERNELKPLCLNSNFVAFEEGDDFVIFEKYINY
- the rpoE gene encoding DNA-directed RNA polymerase subunit delta; this encodes MKIQDYTKEMVDEKSFIDMAYSLLNEKADTMNLYDIIDEFKAIGHYEDNEIENRIVQFYTDLNTDGRFLNVGENVWGLRDWYSVDDIEEKIAPTIQKFDILDKDDEEDKNLKLLGEDERDDDDNIPNATDDQEGLNDPEDEEVEEEINDSEIVIEDDDEELDDEELDEDDEEYDEEEEEFEE
- a CDS encoding CTP synthase: MTKFIFVTGGVVSSLGKGITAASLGRLLKDRGLKVTIQKFDPYLNVDPGTMSPYQHGEVFVTDDGAETDLDLGHYERFIDINLNKYSNVTAGKVYSHVLKKERRGDYLGGTVQVIPHITNEIKERLLLAGESTNADVVITEIGGTTGDIESLPFIEAIRQIRSDLGRENVMYVHCTLLPYIKAAGEMKTKPTQHSVKELRGLGIQPDLIVVRTEFEMTQDLKDKIALFCDINKASVIECRDADSLYEIPLQLSKQDMDDIVIERLQLKPKYETQLDEWQYLLDTVNSLDGKITIGLVGKYVSLQDAYLSVVESLKHAGYPFKKDVVVKWIDSSEVTDENVKDYLADVDGVLVPGGFGFRASEGKISAIKYARENNVPYFGICLGMQLATVEFARHVIGLEGAHSAELDPNTPYPIIDLLPEQKDIEDLGGTLRLGLYPCKIQPNTLAHRIYNLSDIEERHRHRYEFNNDYRQQLEDNGMVFSGTSPDGRLVEMVEIPANDFFVACQFHPEFLSRPNRPQPIFKSFIEAALKQSQK
- a CDS encoding DUF2529 family protein, whose amino-acid sequence is MSKILNTQLNGIFNRLEDQALDIQMAAQCVVQAIGGEGIVYIKGYDDLKFFESYIVNSNEKLDSSEIMTDTIANTSIDTTDRVFLFAPFYTAEVQSDVETLINLDADFVLITNKPKETDFPDHLFHFVNLNTSRPIIYTEDYDKIITPHTMSFNYIYYEIYTQMIEMSRDLEL
- the fdaB gene encoding class IIb fructose-bisphosphate aldolase FdaB; translated protein: MPLVSMKEMLIDAKENGYAVGQYNLNNLEFTQAILQASQEENAPVILGVSEGAARYMGGFYTVVKMVEGLLHDFNITIPVAIHLDHGSSFEKCKEAIDAGFTSVMIDASHAPFEENIEITSKVVEYAHENGVSVEAELGTVGGQEDDVVAEGVIYADPKECQELVERTGIDTLAPALGSVHGPYKGEPKLGFKEMEEIGTSTGLPLVLHGGTGIPTKDIQRAIPYGTAKINVNTENQIASAQAVRDVLNADKEVYDPRKYLGPAREAIKETVKGKIREFGTSNQAK